Proteins found in one Candidatus Methylomirabilota bacterium genomic segment:
- a CDS encoding alpha/beta hydrolase domain-containing protein: MAVTRFEVMMRRPLAGGAPFRGAGGDVGPYEELKGRLHFAVDPLHAANRRITDVELAPRSAAGRVEWWSDVSILLPVNRARCSGRVLLDVVNRGNTVAVPNFNRATRPAFVPGADPNPPIDVGDGFLMKRGWVVISCGWQCDVPEIAGLHRMQAPEARDVEGRPLRGRVYTQLQSARDVSDFLLSDRGHLAYRAADLDERDALLTVRDQPDGPAEVIPREQWRFARMESGRVIPDPRHIHLDGGFAKGRLYQIAYTAEGAPVLGLSMAALREAVSWLKHGSAAEGNPAPGIIRWAYAYGRSQTGRLLRTFAYEDLNLDEAGREAFDGIFANVAGGMRGEFNQRFGQNSKDRNHMMMHLFPFSDQPATDRDTGMKDALHARLDARGSRLRAFYTNTSAEYHRGDASLVHTDPDGERDMAHGPNVRVYHYAGTEHGLGIWPPSDIQIAPADPTGAVDKSQNLRGIVDYSPLLRAGLVNLDRWVTEDVEPPPSQHPRLADGTAVPPERLAHVFAAIPHAHYLPHHAKPRRLDWATLPPKPGRAFGSLVSAVDADGNEVAGIVLPELTVPVATHTGWTLRHPDIGGAEQLLVFGGATLPFPRTRAEREASGDPRPSLEERYASRADYLSRVREAAVLLARAGYLLEEDIELSVATAARFWDHPFSDPDRLHRGES; encoded by the coding sequence ATGGCGGTGACCCGCTTCGAGGTGATGATGCGGCGGCCTCTCGCCGGCGGCGCGCCGTTCCGCGGCGCGGGCGGTGACGTCGGGCCCTACGAGGAGCTCAAGGGGCGGCTGCACTTCGCCGTCGATCCCCTCCACGCCGCCAACCGGCGCATCACCGACGTGGAGCTGGCCCCGCGCAGCGCGGCCGGCCGCGTCGAATGGTGGAGCGACGTGTCGATCCTGCTGCCCGTGAATCGGGCGCGGTGCAGCGGACGCGTCCTGCTCGACGTCGTCAATCGCGGCAACACCGTCGCGGTGCCGAACTTCAACCGCGCTACCCGGCCGGCCTTCGTCCCCGGCGCCGACCCGAACCCGCCCATCGACGTGGGCGACGGCTTTCTCATGAAGCGCGGCTGGGTGGTGATCTCGTGCGGCTGGCAGTGCGACGTGCCCGAGATCGCCGGCCTCCACCGCATGCAGGCCCCGGAGGCGCGCGACGTCGAGGGCCGTCCGCTCCGCGGCCGCGTCTACACGCAGCTCCAGTCAGCGCGCGACGTGTCCGATTTCCTGCTGTCCGACCGCGGCCACCTCGCCTATCGCGCCGCGGATCTCGACGAGCGCGACGCGCTCCTGACCGTGCGCGACCAGCCCGACGGGCCGGCGGAGGTCATCCCGCGCGAACAATGGCGCTTTGCCCGAATGGAGAGTGGGCGCGTGATTCCCGATCCGCGCCACATCCACCTCGACGGCGGCTTCGCCAAGGGGCGACTCTACCAGATCGCCTACACCGCCGAGGGCGCGCCGGTGCTGGGCCTCTCGATGGCGGCGCTGCGCGAGGCGGTGTCGTGGCTCAAGCACGGCAGCGCCGCCGAGGGCAACCCGGCGCCCGGCATCATACGTTGGGCTTACGCGTATGGGCGGTCGCAAACGGGCCGGCTCCTGCGCACGTTCGCCTACGAGGATCTGAACCTCGACGAGGCGGGGCGCGAAGCCTTCGACGGGATCTTCGCCAACGTGGCGGGCGGGATGCGAGGCGAGTTCAACCAGCGCTTCGGCCAGAACTCAAAGGACCGCAACCACATGATGATGCATCTCTTCCCGTTCTCCGATCAGCCGGCAACGGACCGGGACACCGGCATGAAGGATGCCCTTCACGCGCGGCTGGACGCGCGCGGCAGCCGCCTGCGCGCCTTCTATACCAACACGTCGGCCGAGTATCACCGCGGCGACGCCTCGCTGGTGCACACGGACCCCGACGGCGAGCGCGACATGGCCCACGGCCCCAACGTGCGCGTGTACCACTACGCCGGCACCGAGCATGGCCTCGGGATCTGGCCGCCCAGTGACATCCAGATCGCGCCCGCCGACCCCACCGGCGCGGTCGACAAATCCCAGAATCTCCGCGGGATCGTGGACTACTCCCCGCTGCTCCGCGCCGGCCTCGTGAATCTCGACCGCTGGGTCACCGAGGACGTGGAGCCGCCGCCGAGCCAGCACCCGCGCCTCGCCGATGGCACCGCGGTGCCGCCGGAGCGGCTGGCCCACGTGTTCGCCGCCATTCCTCACGCGCACTACCTCCCGCACCACGCCAAGCCGCGCCGCCTCGACTGGGCGACGCTGCCGCCGAAGCCGGGCCGCGCCTTCGGCTCGCTCGTCTCCGCGGTGGACGCCGACGGCAACGAGGTCGCGGGAATCGTGCTGCCCGAGCTGACGGTGCCGGTGGCGACCCACACGGGCTGGACGCTCCGGCATCCCGATATCGGCGGAGCCGAGCAGCTCCTCGTGTTCGGCGGCGCGACGCTGCCCTTCCCGCGCACCCGCGCGGAGCGCGAGGCCTCCGGCGATCCCCGGCCTTCTCTCGAGGAACGCTATGCATCCCGCGCGGACTACCTCTCACGCGTGCGGGAGGCCGCCGTCCTCCTCGCCCGGGCCGGCTACCTCCTCGAGGAGGACATCGAGCTCTCCGTGGCGACGGCCGCGCGCTTCTGGGATCACCCTTTCTCCGATCCAGACCGCCTGCATCGAGGAGAGTCATGA
- a CDS encoding Sir2 family NAD-dependent protein deacetylase, whose product MGSERSEEGAARDIIDAAHRIVVLTGAGISTESGIPDFRGPQGVWTRDPKAEKMATIQHYVADPEVRKRAWQSRLESPAWTAEPNAGHRALVFLERRGKLDILITQNVDGLHAKAGSDPARIVEIHGTMREVVCLSCNERAPMERALARVRAGEADPACRSCGGILKSATISFGQALVRDDLERAQRAAERCDLLLAVGTTLAVFPIAGVVPVAREAGARLIILNAEPTAMDDLADVVLRGSIGQVLPRLVGAD is encoded by the coding sequence ATGGGTTCCGAGCGGAGCGAGGAGGGCGCTGCACGCGACATCATCGACGCGGCTCACCGAATTGTCGTCCTCACCGGCGCAGGCATCTCCACCGAGTCCGGAATTCCCGACTTCCGCGGGCCGCAAGGCGTGTGGACGCGCGATCCCAAGGCCGAGAAGATGGCGACGATCCAGCACTACGTGGCGGATCCCGAGGTGCGTAAGCGCGCCTGGCAGAGCCGCCTCGAGTCGCCCGCCTGGACCGCCGAGCCAAACGCCGGCCACCGCGCGCTGGTGTTCCTCGAGCGCCGCGGCAAGCTCGACATCCTGATCACGCAGAACGTGGACGGCCTCCACGCGAAGGCGGGCTCCGATCCCGCCCGCATCGTGGAGATCCACGGGACCATGCGAGAAGTCGTGTGTCTCTCCTGCAACGAGCGCGCGCCGATGGAGCGGGCGCTGGCGCGCGTGCGCGCGGGCGAGGCCGATCCCGCGTGCCGCTCCTGCGGCGGCATCTTGAAGTCCGCGACGATCTCGTTCGGCCAGGCGCTGGTCCGCGACGACCTCGAGCGCGCCCAGCGCGCGGCCGAGCGCTGCGATCTCCTCCTCGCCGTGGGCACTACGCTCGCCGTGTTCCCCATCGCCGGCGTGGTGCCGGTGGCCAGGGAGGCGGGCGCGCGCCTCATCATCCTCAATGCCGAGCCCACCGCCATGGACGATCTCGCCGACGTCGTCCTGCGTGGCTCGATCGGCCAGGTCCTGCCCCGTCTCGTCGGCGCCGACTGA
- a CDS encoding CinA family protein has protein sequence MPELLSSLAAPVAARLVARGDTVAVSESSTGGLIAAALLSIPGASKYFMGGGVIYTQGARRALLTLPDEAVKGVRSSTEASALINARTIRERLGTTWAVGETGAAGPTGNRYGDAAGHTCIAVVGPVERARTIETRRSDREANMWAFTRAALELLAECLGEAPGEAQPKASRADT, from the coding sequence GTGCCCGAGCTCCTCTCCAGCCTCGCCGCGCCCGTCGCCGCGCGCCTCGTCGCGCGCGGGGACACGGTGGCGGTGTCCGAGTCCTCCACCGGGGGGCTCATCGCGGCCGCGCTTCTGTCCATCCCCGGCGCCTCGAAGTACTTCATGGGCGGCGGCGTCATCTACACCCAGGGGGCTCGCCGCGCGCTGCTGACCTTGCCCGACGAGGCGGTGAAGGGCGTCCGCTCCAGCACCGAAGCCTCGGCGCTCATCAACGCGCGGACGATTCGCGAGCGCCTGGGCACCACGTGGGCGGTTGGGGAGACCGGCGCCGCCGGCCCCACCGGCAACCGTTATGGCGACGCCGCCGGCCACACCTGCATAGCGGTGGTGGGCCCGGTGGAGCGCGCGCGGACGATCGAGACGCGCCGCAGCGACCGCGAGGCCAACATGTGGGCCTTCACCCGCGCCGCCCTCGAGCTCCTTGCCGAGTGCCTCGGCGAGGCGCCTGGCGAGGCGCAGCCGAAGGCGAGCCGAGCGGATACATGA
- a CDS encoding PEP-CTERM sorting domain-containing protein, with protein sequence MGRNLRYGIGSAIAAAFLIAGTANATPFSFSTNGPDGQMATASRPENGSQFEIESADDFIAHTAVRINSATFTGLVPLGASVQNVGVEIYRVFPLDSTVPPSGHVPTRNNSPSDVAFDTRDFASNTLTFSTQVLAQSFTASNSVTPGGIHPSPGQTTGGNGQQTGQEVEFDVTFTTPFLLPGDHYFFVPQVQLDSGDFLWLSAQRPIVPPGTPNNPDLQSWTRDAFLDPDWLRVGMDIVGGTTPPAFNAVFSLEGEKVPEPATVELEATGLLALGILGALRRRARRSATGATPR encoded by the coding sequence ATGGGTAGGAATCTTCGGTATGGGATAGGCTCGGCGATCGCGGCAGCATTCCTCATCGCGGGCACGGCGAACGCCACACCCTTCAGCTTCAGCACCAACGGCCCCGACGGCCAGATGGCGACGGCGAGCCGTCCCGAGAATGGCTCCCAGTTCGAGATCGAGTCGGCCGACGACTTCATCGCGCACACGGCCGTGCGGATCAATAGCGCGACCTTCACCGGGCTCGTCCCGTTGGGCGCCTCGGTGCAAAACGTGGGGGTCGAAATCTATCGCGTCTTCCCGCTAGACTCGACGGTGCCGCCGTCCGGCCACGTGCCGACGCGGAACAACTCGCCCTCCGATGTCGCCTTCGACACCCGCGACTTCGCGAGCAACACGCTCACGTTCAGCACGCAGGTGCTGGCTCAGAGCTTCACGGCCTCCAATAGTGTGACCCCCGGCGGCATTCACCCGTCTCCCGGCCAGACGACCGGAGGCAATGGGCAGCAGACCGGACAGGAAGTGGAATTCGACGTGACCTTCACGACCCCGTTCCTGCTGCCCGGGGATCATTACTTCTTCGTGCCTCAGGTGCAGCTCGACTCGGGCGACTTCCTCTGGCTGTCCGCGCAGAGGCCGATCGTGCCGCCGGGCACCCCCAACAACCCGGATCTCCAGAGCTGGACGCGAGACGCCTTCCTGGACCCGGACTGGCTGCGCGTGGGCATGGATATCGTCGGCGGGACGACGCCTCCGGCCTTCAACGCGGTCTTCTCCCTGGAGGGCGAGAAGGTGCCCGAGCCCGCGACCGTCGAGCTCGAGGCGACCGGTCTCCTCGCCCTGGGGATACTCGGCGCGCTGCGCCGGCGGGCCCGACGGTCGGCGACCGGAGCAACGCCTCGCTAG
- a CDS encoding SDR family NAD(P)-dependent oxidoreductase gives MMGQLDGKVAIVTGSGRGIGREVALRLARDGANIVVNDLDDEPARETIALVEKLGRKAVACVGNVTATDFGDRIVETAVKQLGGVHVIVNNAGYTWDNVIQKMTDEQWYAIIDVHVTAPFRILRAFANYLRPVVEAEAKSGQRIVRKIVNVSSTSGTNGNAGQVNYSAGKAAMVGVTKTLAKEWGRYNVTVNCVAFGYIQTRLTQPLAEGEAGTIEVDGRKVRVGVQGTRIAAMNQTIPLGRGGTPAEAAGAIYLFCSPDSDYVSGQTLVVTGGL, from the coding sequence ATCATGGGTCAGCTGGACGGCAAGGTCGCCATCGTCACAGGCTCGGGACGAGGGATCGGCAGGGAAGTGGCGCTGCGCCTCGCGCGCGACGGCGCCAATATCGTGGTGAACGATCTCGACGACGAGCCGGCGCGGGAGACCATCGCCCTCGTGGAGAAGCTGGGACGCAAGGCGGTGGCCTGCGTGGGCAACGTCACCGCGACGGACTTCGGCGATCGCATCGTCGAGACCGCGGTGAAGCAGCTCGGCGGCGTCCACGTGATCGTGAACAACGCCGGGTACACGTGGGACAACGTGATCCAGAAGATGACCGACGAGCAGTGGTACGCGATCATCGACGTGCACGTCACTGCGCCCTTCCGCATCCTCCGCGCCTTCGCCAACTACCTCCGGCCCGTGGTCGAGGCCGAAGCAAAGAGCGGTCAGAGAATAGTCCGGAAGATCGTCAACGTGTCGTCCACCTCCGGGACCAACGGGAACGCGGGCCAGGTCAACTACTCCGCGGGCAAGGCGGCGATGGTCGGCGTCACCAAGACGCTGGCGAAGGAGTGGGGCCGCTACAACGTGACGGTGAACTGCGTGGCCTTCGGGTACATCCAGACCCGCCTCACCCAGCCCCTCGCCGAGGGCGAGGCCGGGACCATCGAGGTGGACGGGCGCAAAGTGCGGGTGGGGGTGCAGGGCACGCGCATCGCGGCCATGAACCAGACCATTCCGCTCGGGCGTGGGGGCACGCCCGCGGAGGCGGCCGGCGCGATCTATCTCTTTTGCAGCCCGGATTCGGACTACGTCAGCGGGCAGACCCTGGTCGTCACCGGAGGCCTCTGA
- a CDS encoding alpha-hydroxy acid oxidase has protein sequence MTSNLAERFQTLHEIVKAARHNLAPGPWDYLMGGTETETTLRRNRQALDSLAFRPRVLRDVRGVDPSSTLFGRRVRLPVMLAPIGSIESFAPGGGATAAIGSGEFGVPQMLSSACNPGLEATAAAADNFRIFQLYVRGDDQFVDDHVKRAINHGYAAFCMTVDTAMYSRRERDLARRFVKPWRQNVTGVDFQAALSWEQVKRFKDRHSIPLILKGIATAEDATIAVEHGVDGVYVSNHGGRQLDHGAGSTDVLPEVVAAVGGRATIFVDGGYYRGTDVVKAIALGAQVVGLGRLPCCGLAAAGAPGLVRTLELLEEEVRIAMGLLGVTKLSQLDPSYLRPATPVGLPHATSAFPLLGEGY, from the coding sequence ATGACGTCGAATCTGGCCGAGCGGTTCCAGACCCTGCACGAGATCGTCAAGGCGGCGCGGCACAACCTGGCGCCGGGTCCGTGGGATTACCTCATGGGCGGCACCGAGACCGAGACTACGCTGCGCCGCAACCGGCAGGCGCTGGACTCTCTCGCCTTCCGTCCGCGCGTGCTCCGGGACGTGCGCGGGGTGGATCCGTCCTCCACCCTCTTCGGCCGCCGGGTGCGTCTGCCGGTGATGCTGGCGCCCATCGGCTCCATCGAGTCGTTCGCGCCGGGCGGCGGCGCCACCGCCGCCATCGGCTCGGGCGAGTTCGGCGTGCCCCAGATGCTCTCCTCCGCGTGCAACCCTGGTCTCGAGGCCACCGCGGCCGCCGCGGACAACTTTCGCATCTTCCAGCTCTACGTGCGCGGCGACGACCAGTTCGTGGACGATCACGTCAAGCGCGCGATCAACCACGGCTACGCCGCGTTCTGCATGACGGTGGACACCGCCATGTACAGCCGGCGGGAGCGCGACCTCGCCCGTCGCTTCGTGAAGCCGTGGCGCCAGAACGTCACCGGGGTGGACTTCCAGGCGGCGCTGTCGTGGGAGCAGGTCAAGCGCTTCAAGGACCGGCACTCCATCCCGCTCATCCTCAAGGGCATCGCCACCGCGGAGGACGCGACCATCGCCGTGGAGCACGGCGTGGACGGCGTGTACGTGTCCAATCACGGCGGGCGCCAGCTGGATCACGGCGCGGGCAGCACCGACGTGCTGCCCGAGGTGGTGGCGGCGGTGGGCGGGCGCGCCACCATCTTCGTGGATGGCGGCTACTACCGCGGGACCGACGTGGTGAAGGCGATCGCCCTCGGTGCCCAGGTCGTCGGTCTCGGCCGCCTGCCCTGCTGCGGCCTCGCCGCCGCGGGGGCGCCCGGCCTGGTCCGCACGCTCGAGCTCCTCGAGGAGGAGGTACGCATCGCCATGGGCCTACTCGGCGTCACGAAGCTCTCGCAGCTCGACCCCAGCTATCTCCGCCCCGCCACACCCGTCGGTCTCCCCCACGCGACCAGCGCCTTCCCGCTGCTCGGCGAAGGCTACTAG
- a CDS encoding LLM class flavin-dependent oxidoreductase, whose translation MARKPALSLAAVPGRRRATLELAQRIEQEGYAGIYCPSMNDGLALCEAIAQVTRTIPFGTSIANIYTRHAYDFAGTAAFVHELSGGRFRFGIGVSHGPAHQRLGVRPGKPLEDIRKFVADLRDGGKTAGELPPVVLATLRQKMVALSAEIAEGAVWANAARSHMATSLKHLPEARRKDPKFFIGNMVPTVVAEDRAAAAAVNRKTLVNYVKLPNYQNYWIEAGFEEEMTAIRKAIAAREDDRIPSLMSDRWLREVTLYGTAADVREGIEAWYATGINTLIVVPSSTRGGQMVAFQEVMEALR comes from the coding sequence ATGGCGCGCAAGCCTGCGCTCAGCCTGGCCGCGGTGCCCGGCCGTCGCCGCGCCACGCTGGAGCTGGCCCAGCGGATCGAGCAGGAAGGTTACGCCGGGATCTATTGCCCGAGCATGAACGATGGGCTGGCGTTGTGTGAGGCCATCGCGCAGGTGACCCGGACCATCCCATTCGGGACCAGCATCGCGAACATCTACACCCGGCACGCGTATGACTTCGCGGGCACCGCCGCCTTCGTCCACGAGCTGTCAGGCGGACGGTTCCGCTTCGGCATCGGGGTAAGCCACGGGCCGGCGCACCAGCGCCTGGGGGTGAGGCCGGGCAAGCCGCTCGAGGACATCCGGAAGTTCGTGGCCGACCTTCGGGACGGCGGCAAGACCGCCGGAGAGCTCCCGCCCGTCGTGCTGGCGACGCTACGCCAGAAGATGGTGGCGCTTTCCGCCGAGATCGCCGAGGGCGCGGTGTGGGCCAATGCCGCGCGCTCGCACATGGCGACGTCGCTGAAGCACCTGCCGGAAGCGAGGCGGAAGGATCCCAAGTTCTTCATCGGCAACATGGTGCCCACCGTGGTGGCGGAGGACCGCGCCGCCGCGGCCGCAGTGAACCGGAAGACCCTGGTGAACTACGTCAAGCTGCCGAACTACCAGAACTACTGGATCGAGGCGGGCTTCGAGGAGGAGATGACGGCGATCCGCAAGGCCATCGCGGCCCGCGAGGACGACCGCATCCCGTCGCTCATGTCCGACCGCTGGCTCCGCGAGGTCACGCTCTACGGCACCGCCGCGGACGTGCGGGAGGGGATCGAGGCCTGGTACGCCACCGGCATCAACACCTTGATCGTGGTGCCCTCGTCCACCCGCGGCGGCCAGATGGTCGCCTTCCAGGAAGTCATGGAGGCTCTGCGATAG
- a CDS encoding nitroreductase family protein gives MSAPGVDVSRLSMPLNEAIFTQRAIRRFKPDPIPMADLRLIIEAAVRAPNGGNQQVGRLLVLTDRAIIREFGALYREAWWAKRWDDHKWTKPEDIPPDNKNYRSAMGLADSMKDAPCVVLAFSTGSGGANSVIPAVQNLMLAARALGIGSVPTTLHAKVMERVNALLGIPKDATFQFCVPLGYPQGSFGPNNRKPTSETTFLNRWNGAVPWK, from the coding sequence ATGAGCGCCCCCGGCGTCGACGTCTCCCGACTCAGCATGCCGCTCAACGAGGCCATCTTCACCCAGCGGGCGATCCGCCGCTTCAAGCCCGATCCCATCCCGATGGCGGACCTCCGCCTGATCATCGAGGCGGCGGTGCGCGCGCCCAACGGCGGCAATCAGCAGGTCGGCCGCCTTCTCGTCCTCACCGATCGGGCCATCATCCGCGAGTTCGGCGCGCTCTACCGGGAGGCGTGGTGGGCCAAGCGCTGGGACGACCACAAGTGGACGAAGCCCGAGGACATCCCTCCCGACAACAAGAACTATCGCTCGGCCATGGGCCTCGCCGACTCCATGAAGGACGCGCCCTGCGTCGTGCTGGCCTTCTCCACCGGCTCGGGCGGCGCCAACTCGGTGATCCCCGCAGTGCAGAATCTCATGCTCGCCGCGCGCGCGCTCGGCATCGGCTCGGTGCCGACGACGCTCCACGCCAAGGTGATGGAGCGCGTGAACGCCCTCCTCGGCATTCCCAAGGACGCCACGTTCCAGTTTTGCGTGCCGCTCGGCTATCCGCAGGGCTCGTTCGGCCCCAATAACCGCAAGCCGACGTCGGAGACCACGTTCCTCAACCGCTGGAACGGCGCGGTGCCCTGGAAGTAG